In the genome of Ignavibacteriales bacterium, one region contains:
- a CDS encoding ABC transporter permease, protein MKFQQVITMSLESLKTNRLRTMLTVLGVVVGIFSIIVIMTIITMLQSSIENGVSQLNKNTFQIQKWPVMQGGGPGSRDRFRNRKDITLEDYQRLTGLLTQAKHIGAEQWQFGKVIKFGNKETNPNIQIAGVTTGAVQTNNWIVEFGRDFRETDIEYSNDVCLIGQDIVEKLFTSVSPVNQVIRVDGKPMQVIGVLEKQPQLFGESRDNYIVMPITTFQSIYGKRSRSVNITVMSYSKQDYDATIEAAIGYMRTIRKVGAGEENDFDIFSNESIIGQINEITGGVKIGALVVSIIALLAAGVGIMNIMLVSVTERTREIGIRKAIGAKKINILAQFLIEAITLCILGGLIGIIIGVSIGNLAGGLLNAQTAIPYDWVMIGLSLCVFVGVLFGTYPAYKAANLDPIEALRYE, encoded by the coding sequence ATGAAATTTCAACAAGTGATCACAATGTCGTTGGAGTCGCTTAAGACCAACCGTCTCAGGACTATGTTAACTGTACTTGGTGTAGTTGTCGGTATATTTTCAATCATTGTTATTATGACGATCATAACCATGCTTCAATCGAGTATTGAAAATGGTGTTTCGCAGCTAAACAAAAATACATTTCAAATTCAGAAATGGCCTGTCATGCAGGGCGGTGGTCCCGGTTCAAGGGATCGATTCAGAAACAGAAAAGATATCACACTCGAAGATTATCAAAGACTGACTGGTCTGCTAACGCAAGCTAAACACATTGGTGCAGAACAATGGCAGTTTGGTAAAGTAATCAAGTTTGGAAACAAAGAAACAAATCCGAATATCCAGATAGCCGGTGTTACCACAGGTGCAGTTCAAACAAACAACTGGATAGTTGAATTCGGAAGGGACTTTAGAGAAACTGACATCGAATATTCAAATGATGTTTGCCTAATAGGACAAGATATAGTTGAAAAACTTTTTACTTCTGTCAGTCCTGTTAACCAGGTTATAAGAGTTGATGGAAAACCTATGCAGGTTATCGGTGTGCTTGAAAAACAGCCGCAGCTATTCGGTGAAAGCCGTGACAATTATATTGTAATGCCTATCACAACATTTCAATCCATTTACGGAAAACGAAGCCGGAGCGTTAACATAACTGTTATGTCTTACAGCAAACAGGACTATGATGCAACGATCGAAGCTGCAATTGGTTATATGAGAACAATAAGAAAAGTCGGAGCAGGTGAAGAAAATGATTTTGATATTTTCAGCAATGAATCCATAATCGGACAAATAAATGAAATTACAGGTGGAGTTAAAATAGGTGCGCTCGTTGTATCGATTATAGCCTTATTAGCCGCCGGCGTTGGTATAATGAATATTATGCTTGTATCAGTTACTGAAAGAACGAGAGAAATTGGTATAAGAAAAGCTATCGGTGCAAAAAAAATAAATATACTTGCCCAATTTTTAATTGAAGCCATAACACTATGTATACTCGGCGGATTGATCGGAATAATTATCGGTGTGAGTATAGGTAATCTTGCCGGTGGATTGCTGAATGCACAAACTGCAATTCCTTATGACTGGGTTATGATTGGTTTATCACTTTGTGTATTTGTAGGTGTTTTATTCGGAACTTATCCTGCATATAAAGCTGCAAATCTTGATCCGATAGAAGCTCTCAGGTACGAATAA